In the Lactobacillus paragasseri genome, CATCGGAATCTTTAGGGAAAACAAAGATTCCATCAATATATTTTTGAGGAACAGTCTTATCTGCAAAACCAATTTCTTGAAGACCACAAATCATTCCATTTGATTTAATTCCGCGAATTTTACCACGCTTAATCTTTTCATTGCCTGCGATTCTTGCACCGTGTAAAGCAACAATCACATCTTCACCCGCTGCAACATTTGGAGCTCCACAAACAATTTGAATTGGTTCATCTTCACCTACATCAACTTGACACTTATGTAAGTGAGTTCCCTCAATATCTTCACATTCTAAAATGTGACCAACTACTAACTTCTTTAAGCCTTCTGCTGGATGGTCTACTGATGCAATTTCGACACCAGTTCTAGTAATTTTTTCTCCTAAATCTTTAGGATTTTCGTCTAAATCAAGAAAATCTTTCAACCAGTTATATGAAACAAGCATTAATCTTCCTCCTTACGGAATTGTGCTAAGAAACGAACATCGTTGGTGTAAAAATCACGAATATCAGAAATACCGTATTTCAAAATTGCAAAACGGTCCAAGCCTAAACCGAAGGCAAAACCACCATAAACTGTTGAATCAACGCCAGCATTTTCTAAAACGTTAGGGTGAACCATTCCAGCACCAAGTACTTCAATCCAACCAGTATACTTACAAATTGGACATCCCTTACCGTTACAGTTGAAACAAGAAACATCCATTTCAACAGATGGTTCAGTAAATGGAAAGTAGGATGGACGAAGACGAGTTTTACGATCCTGACCAAAGACATGCTTGGCAATCATTTCTAAGGTACCTTTAAGGTCCGACATAGTAACATTTTTATCAACTACTAAACCTTCCATTTGTTGGAATTGGTGAGAGTGAGTCGCATCATCATCATCACGACGGTACACCTTACCAGGACCCACCATCTTTAATGGTCCTTTAGAAAAATCATGCTTTTCTAAGACTCTTGCTTGATCTCCTGAAGTTTGAGTTCTAAGCAAGTCTTCACTATCAATATAGAAAGTAGCTTGCATATCACGTGCTGGGTGATCCTTAGGTAAGTTCATCATCTCGAAACAGTAGTGATCTGTTTCAATTTCTGGACCTTGTACTACCTTATATCCCATACCAATGAAGTAGCTTTCCAAATCATCCAAGATAATATTGATTGGGTGCTTTGAACCTAAATGTCCTTCACGTCCTGGTAAAGTCACGTCAATCTTTTCTTCTTCTAATTTTTGAGCAATTACTGCTTGTAAGAAATGATCTTTTGCCTCATCTAATTGCTTTTGAAGAATATCACGAACTTGATTTACTTCTTGACCTACTTTTGGTCTATTTTCAGGTGCGATATCTTTCATTGAGTGTAGAATTTGAGTTAATTCACCCTTACGCCCCATTAATTCAACTCTAATCTTATCAAGCATCTTTTGATTTTTAGCTTGCTTGATTTGATCTAATCCTTCTTCTTTTAACTTATTTATTCTATCGAATAAGTCCATCTCATTTTCCTTTCCAACAAAAAAAGCTCCGTCCCAAAAGGGACGAAGCTTCGCGGTACCACCCTAGTTTGAACTAGCACAAAAAGTGCGTGTTCACACTCTCTTCATATAACGGTGAAATACCGGAATTGATTAGATTCTGCTCCTAAGATGAAATTCATGCTTCTATCTTAAGTTTTTTCCACCAATCAAACTCTCTCTAAAAAGATATCTACATTACTAATCTTAATCATTGCATTTAAGTATAATAGTATCTTAAATCTTTTTACTTAACTTTGCAATTATCTTTAGGCCCATTTATCTGCCCAATTATGAACTTGTTCAAAAACAGGTTGTAAGTCTGCTCCTTTTTGAGTCAGAGTATAGCTAATAATACCGCTCTTTTCATCAACTGTACGATTAACAATACCGTCCTTTTCTAGTTCTTTCAATCGCTCAACTAAAACTCGATCAGAACACTTACTAATACAACGTGCTAAATCTTTAAAACGCATTGCATTAGTATCGCACAAAGAGCTAATAATTAAACCATTCCATTTTTTTCCAATAATTGCAAAAGCATCAATAAAATGCGAACACAGTGAGTAATCTTCTGGATCTGGACAGTCACCCATTTTAGTTTTGCTTTCAATTTCTTGGGACATTTATAATTCCTCCTAAAAAATCAAAATATTTTTAGATCAATCTATACTAAAGATTATAGTAATATTACTTACTTAAAACAAGCTGTAAGCTTATGAAAAATGATAAATCATGATTCCAGCTGCTACTGCTGCATTTAATGACTCTGCCTTACCTTTTATTGGAATATAAATCTTTTTATCTGCTGTTTCAATTACATCTTTACTTGCCCCATGAGCTTCATTGCCAATTACTAAGGCTAATTGAGGAACAGAAATGCAATTATTCAATGATTTGGCTGTTTTATCTAGAATACTTACATAAACTGGAATTCCATTTTCCTTAAAGCTACCAATTGCTGCTAAGATTGGATTCTGAACAATTTGAATGTGAAATTGACTGCCCTGCATACTACGCTGAACTTTGGGATTATACAAGTCTACACTTTCTTCAGATAGAACAACTCCATCAAATCCAGCTGCATCAGCTGTACGAATAATAGTGCCTACATTTCCTGGATCAGTTAAGTTGTCCAAAACAACCCATTTTCCATATTCAAAACTAAATGATTTAGGCTGATTAATCGGTAAAACCATAAAAATATCTTGACTATTCTTAGTACTGCTCAAATGCTCTGCAATTGCATCAGTAATTTGAATTACCTTGTCATCCTTCAACTTATAATGAGCAGTAAGTTTTACTAAAGCTGCTGAAGTTCCTAAAATATATAGATAATTTTCGTGATTCTTGAGTGCTTCTTCAACTAAATGAAAACCTTCGATTAAATAAGTTTGAGTCTTTTTACGATATTTTTTCTGTTCTAGCTTTCTAAGACTCTTAATTGTGGGATTGTTTACTGAATTAATTTCTATCATAATTTCTACTTCCTTCTAATCTAATATTTTAAATTACCTCGCTCAAAATTAACATGTTAAAATTTAAGTTAGAAGATAAAGAAAAGAGCGATATTTATGAAAACTGTCACAATGAAAGTTACCGGTCTTGTCCAAGGTGTTGGCTTTAGATGGACCACGCAAATGATTGCACAAGAATTAGGAATTACCGGCACTGTTAAAAATAATCCTGATGGATCAGTTTCTATTGTAGCTCAAGGGGAGGAGCTTCCTTTAGAACATTTTATTAAAAAAATTAAAGCTTCACCATCAGTAGCTGGACATGTGGATCATGTTGATTTAAATACAATCTCCAATGCAGAAAAATTTACTCGCTTTAGTGTGGTTTATTGAT is a window encoding:
- the pheS gene encoding phenylalanine--tRNA ligase subunit alpha, which codes for MDLFDRINKLKEEGLDQIKQAKNQKMLDKIRVELMGRKGELTQILHSMKDIAPENRPKVGQEVNQVRDILQKQLDEAKDHFLQAVIAQKLEEEKIDVTLPGREGHLGSKHPINIILDDLESYFIGMGYKVVQGPEIETDHYCFEMMNLPKDHPARDMQATFYIDSEDLLRTQTSGDQARVLEKHDFSKGPLKMVGPGKVYRRDDDDATHSHQFQQMEGLVVDKNVTMSDLKGTLEMIAKHVFGQDRKTRLRPSYFPFTEPSVEMDVSCFNCNGKGCPICKYTGWIEVLGAGMVHPNVLENAGVDSTVYGGFAFGLGLDRFAILKYGISDIRDFYTNDVRFLAQFRKEED
- a CDS encoding winged helix-turn-helix transcriptional regulator — encoded protein: MSQEIESKTKMGDCPDPEDYSLCSHFIDAFAIIGKKWNGLIISSLCDTNAMRFKDLARCISKCSDRVLVERLKELEKDGIVNRTVDEKSGIISYTLTQKGADLQPVFEQVHNWADKWA
- a CDS encoding TrmH family RNA methyltransferase, whose amino-acid sequence is MIEINSVNNPTIKSLRKLEQKKYRKKTQTYLIEGFHLVEEALKNHENYLYILGTSAALVKLTAHYKLKDDKVIQITDAIAEHLSSTKNSQDIFMVLPINQPKSFSFEYGKWVVLDNLTDPGNVGTIIRTADAAGFDGVVLSEESVDLYNPKVQRSMQGSQFHIQIVQNPILAAIGSFKENGIPVYVSILDKTAKSLNNCISVPQLALVIGNEAHGASKDVIETADKKIYIPIKGKAESLNAAVAAGIMIYHFS
- a CDS encoding acylphosphatase encodes the protein MKTVTMKVTGLVQGVGFRWTTQMIAQELGITGTVKNNPDGSVSIVAQGEELPLEHFIKKIKASPSVAGHVDHVDLNTISNAEKFTRFSVVY